The Halorientalis sp. IM1011 genome window below encodes:
- the secF gene encoding protein translocase subunit SecF, producing MSAMTDLPDRFPDVDYTRYTNRQLAAVPLAVLAVALAILAAWYVMTGSPVALGIEFTGGTEVQIQTSASQSEVEQSLSGLDPTIQPVQVSGGTQEYIVTTQQTEGVRQAIDSQGYEISSFSETSASFGSDSVQLTLMGLAVAFLGMSLLIFVLFRSFVPSIAIVISAFSDIVIPLALMNVLGLKLTLGTIAALLMLIGYSVDSDVLLNNHILRRRGDFYESAYRAMRTGVTMTLTSIAAMAVMSAAAFLLAIPLLPQIGLVLVLGLSADLMNTYMLNLSLLRWYKYEGVTR from the coding sequence ATGAGCGCCATGACCGACCTCCCGGACCGGTTCCCCGACGTCGACTACACGCGGTACACGAACAGACAACTCGCGGCGGTGCCGCTCGCCGTCCTCGCAGTCGCGCTGGCGATCCTGGCCGCCTGGTACGTGATGACCGGGTCACCGGTGGCACTCGGGATCGAGTTCACCGGCGGGACCGAGGTACAGATACAGACCAGTGCCTCCCAGAGCGAGGTCGAGCAGAGTCTGAGTGGGCTCGATCCGACGATTCAGCCCGTGCAGGTCAGTGGGGGAACTCAGGAGTACATCGTCACGACCCAGCAGACCGAGGGTGTCCGGCAGGCGATCGATAGTCAGGGGTACGAAATCTCCTCGTTCAGTGAAACCTCGGCCAGCTTCGGGTCCGACTCGGTGCAACTCACGCTGATGGGGCTCGCGGTCGCCTTCCTCGGGATGAGTCTGCTGATCTTCGTGCTGTTCCGGTCGTTCGTCCCGTCGATCGCGATCGTCATCTCGGCGTTTTCCGACATCGTGATCCCGCTCGCCCTGATGAACGTCCTCGGGCTCAAGCTCACGCTGGGGACGATCGCGGCACTGCTGATGCTGATCGGTTACAGCGTCGACTCCGACGTGCTGTTGAACAACCACATTCTGCGACGCCGCGGTGACTTCTACGAATCGGCCTATCGGGCGATGCGGACCGGGGTGACGATGACGCTGACCTCGATCGCCGCGATGGCCGTGATGTCCGCCGCGGCGTTCCTGCTCGCGATTCCGCTCTTGCCCCAGATCGGGCTCGTCCTCGTGCTGGGGCTGTCGGCTGACCTGATGAACACCTACATGTTGAACCTCAGCCTGCTTCGCTGGTACAAGTACGAGGGGGTCACACGATGA
- a CDS encoding preprotein translocase subunit SecD produces the protein MNVRENWRIVLLVLFTLASAVILFGPFVAAQAGIGGGDGGDARPVNLDYGLQLSGGTQIRAPLVGMTAEEIEFTQDTNMAENRRAIANDLDLEPSQVRLSAGGGQSQGQQQAQAQGGGTIEVFSRNVTQSEFATALQNNGFDVSEDQIRSGVTAQTRETVVNVLSDKINEGGISGGNVKTAAAGDEYFVVVEVPNADEGEVRDLISGTGRVQIVAHYPVQENGSTVYRQTPLLNNSDFTNIGSAQQADPQGGISQPHVPVSIRQDGSAERYSERLQEFGFTAEGIGSCPPNADQNPDNASGYCLYTVQNDRVVYAASMGQDLANTMNNGDFANDPSFVMTTTNISEAQQLAVNLRAGSIPTEMNFTAGTTYTLLPSVAERFKLFSLLAGLVAYLAVSVVVFIRYGSPRVAVPMLATAAAEVFLLLGFASAIGLALDLSHIAGFIAVIGTGVDDLIIIADEILQEGKVATGKVFQSRFKKAFWVIGAAAATTIIAMSPLTVLSLGDLTGFAIVTIVGVLLGVLVTRPAYGDILRNLMLSEEERERYTEQ, from the coding sequence ATGAACGTCCGAGAGAACTGGCGGATCGTCCTGCTCGTCCTGTTCACGCTCGCCAGCGCCGTGATCCTGTTCGGCCCCTTCGTGGCCGCGCAGGCCGGCATCGGTGGCGGTGACGGCGGCGACGCCAGACCGGTCAACCTCGACTACGGGCTGCAACTGTCCGGTGGGACACAGATCCGCGCGCCGCTGGTCGGCATGACCGCCGAGGAGATCGAGTTCACACAGGACACGAACATGGCCGAGAACCGCCGGGCGATCGCGAACGACCTCGATCTCGAACCGAGTCAGGTGCGGTTGAGTGCCGGCGGTGGACAGTCCCAGGGCCAGCAACAGGCACAGGCCCAGGGTGGCGGCACCATCGAGGTGTTCTCCCGGAACGTCACGCAATCGGAGTTCGCCACGGCGCTCCAGAACAACGGGTTCGACGTGTCAGAGGATCAGATCAGGAGCGGTGTCACGGCACAGACCAGAGAGACGGTCGTCAACGTCCTCTCCGACAAGATCAACGAGGGCGGTATCTCCGGCGGGAACGTCAAGACCGCCGCCGCCGGTGACGAGTACTTCGTCGTCGTCGAGGTGCCCAACGCCGACGAAGGGGAGGTCAGGGACCTGATCTCCGGGACCGGTCGCGTCCAGATCGTGGCCCACTACCCCGTCCAGGAGAACGGGTCGACGGTCTACCGCCAGACGCCGCTTTTGAACAACAGCGACTTCACGAACATCGGGTCGGCCCAGCAGGCCGATCCCCAGGGCGGGATCAGCCAGCCCCACGTGCCGGTGTCGATCCGGCAGGACGGCTCGGCGGAGCGGTACTCAGAGCGGCTGCAGGAGTTCGGATTCACCGCCGAGGGGATCGGTAGCTGTCCGCCCAACGCGGATCAGAACCCGGACAACGCGTCCGGCTACTGTCTGTACACGGTCCAGAACGACCGTGTCGTCTACGCCGCCTCGATGGGACAGGACCTCGCCAACACGATGAACAACGGCGACTTCGCCAACGACCCCTCGTTCGTGATGACGACCACGAACATCAGCGAGGCCCAGCAACTCGCCGTCAACCTCCGTGCTGGTTCGATCCCGACGGAGATGAACTTCACCGCGGGCACCACTTACACGCTCTTGCCCTCGGTCGCCGAGCGGTTCAAGCTGTTCTCGCTGCTCGCGGGACTCGTCGCGTATCTCGCGGTCAGCGTGGTCGTGTTCATCCGGTACGGGAGTCCGCGGGTCGCCGTACCGATGCTGGCGACGGCCGCCGCCGAGGTGTTCCTGCTGCTCGGGTTCGCCTCGGCCATCGGGCTGGCGCTCGATCTCTCGCACATCGCCGGGTTCATCGCCGTGATCGGGACGGGGGTGGACGACCTGATCATCATCGCCGACGAGATCTTACAGGAGGGGAAAGTAGCCACCGGCAAGGTGTTCCAGAGCCGCTTCAAGAAGGCGTTCTGGGTCATCGGTGCCGCCGCTGCCACCACCATCATCGCGATGAGTCCGCTTACGGTGCTGTCGCTGGGCGACCTCACCGGGTTCGCCATCGTCACCATCGTCGGCGTCCTGCTGGGCGTGCTGGTCACCCGTCCGGCCTACGGTGACATCCTCCGGAACCTGATGCTCTCCGAGGAAGAGCGGGAACGCTACACCGAACAGTAA
- the rnhB gene encoding ribonuclease HII — MQFGVDEAGKGPVLGSMFAAAVRADPAAVPEGIDDSKNLAPARREDLADRLRADDRICVAVAEIPPERIDDPETDMNTLTVAAQAEALDGVARDGDAGVVDAGDTDADRFGRRVADRLGVDVSITAEHGADEADPLVGAASVLAKVARDAHVAALAAEYDHEIGSGYPSDPTTRTFLREYVADTGDLPACARRSWSTSQDVLAAAQQSALSEF; from the coding sequence ATGCAGTTCGGCGTCGACGAGGCCGGCAAGGGGCCCGTGCTGGGGTCGATGTTCGCCGCGGCCGTGCGGGCCGACCCCGCCGCCGTCCCCGAGGGTATCGACGACTCGAAGAACCTCGCGCCGGCCCGCCGCGAAGATCTGGCCGACCGGCTGCGCGCCGACGACCGGATCTGCGTCGCTGTCGCGGAGATCCCGCCCGAGCGCATCGACGACCCGGAGACCGATATGAACACGCTGACCGTCGCGGCACAGGCCGAGGCACTCGACGGCGTTGCGCGTGACGGCGACGCCGGCGTGGTCGACGCCGGCGATACGGACGCCGACCGCTTCGGCCGCCGCGTCGCCGACCGACTGGGGGTCGACGTGTCGATCACGGCCGAACACGGGGCCGACGAGGCCGACCCGCTGGTCGGGGCCGCGAGCGTCCTCGCGAAGGTCGCCCGGGACGCACACGTCGCGGCCCTCGCCGCCGAGTACGATCACGAGATCGGCAGCGGCTACCCGAGCGATCCCACGACCAGAACCTTCCTCCGGGAGTACGTGGCCGACACCGGCGATCTCCCGGCGTGTGCGCGGCGGTCGTGGTCGACGAGTCAGGACGTACTGGCGGCCGCCCAACAGTCGGCGCTCTCTGAGTTCTGA
- a CDS encoding tRNA pseudouridine(54/55) synthase Pus10, translating into MTVLETARRALDSGPLCDACLGRLVADRSFGLTNRERGRSLRVAVALDDDDPVGDLEPDDPCWVCEDESDRYEEWADRAAHALAPYEFATYQTGTKVPPLLEENDRLLREEVGLDPDTGEQLKAELNREVGKRLGAKTDAEVDFERPDVLVLLDLATDELDVQVNSAFVYGRYRKLERDIPQTKWPCNDCGGTGLKRGDTCDGCGGSGFRYDESVEQLTAPVVLDAMDGEEAVFHGAGREDVDALMLESGRPFVIEIKEPHTRDVDPAELETEIAEFADGKVEVEGLRLATHDMVERVKELDANKTYRMDVALDDPVSEDAFEAALDQLDGATIYQDTPQRVTHRRADVTRTREVYDIDGELTGETEAELEVEGEGGLYVKELVSSDEGRTEPSLAGLLDTGAVVTALDVIDVEGEEEPFAREEFFRHGETDDEA; encoded by the coding sequence ATGACAGTGCTCGAGACCGCCCGTCGGGCCCTCGATTCGGGCCCGCTCTGTGACGCCTGCCTCGGGCGGCTGGTGGCCGACCGGAGCTTCGGACTGACGAACCGCGAGCGCGGCCGGTCGCTGCGGGTCGCCGTCGCCCTCGACGACGACGACCCGGTCGGCGACCTCGAACCGGACGACCCATGCTGGGTCTGTGAAGACGAGAGCGACCGCTACGAGGAGTGGGCCGACCGCGCCGCCCACGCGCTCGCCCCCTACGAGTTCGCCACCTACCAGACCGGGACCAAGGTCCCGCCCCTGCTAGAGGAGAACGACCGCCTCCTCCGGGAAGAGGTGGGTCTCGACCCCGACACCGGCGAACAGCTCAAGGCCGAACTCAACCGGGAAGTGGGCAAGCGACTGGGCGCGAAGACCGACGCCGAGGTCGACTTCGAGCGCCCAGACGTGCTCGTCCTGCTCGACCTGGCGACCGACGAACTCGACGTGCAGGTCAACTCCGCGTTCGTCTACGGTCGCTACCGCAAACTGGAGCGGGACATCCCCCAGACGAAGTGGCCCTGCAACGACTGCGGCGGGACCGGCCTGAAACGGGGCGACACCTGTGACGGCTGTGGCGGGTCGGGCTTTCGCTACGACGAGAGCGTCGAGCAACTGACCGCCCCGGTGGTGCTGGACGCGATGGACGGCGAGGAGGCCGTCTTCCACGGCGCGGGTCGTGAGGACGTGGACGCACTGATGCTCGAGTCGGGCCGCCCGTTCGTCATCGAGATCAAGGAGCCACACACCCGTGACGTGGACCCAGCGGAACTGGAGACCGAGATCGCCGAGTTCGCCGACGGCAAGGTCGAGGTCGAGGGCCTGCGGCTGGCCACCCACGACATGGTCGAGCGCGTCAAGGAACTCGACGCGAACAAGACCTACCGGATGGACGTGGCACTGGACGACCCGGTGAGCGAGGACGCCTTCGAGGCAGCCCTCGACCAACTCGACGGCGCGACCATCTACCAGGACACGCCCCAGCGCGTCACCCACCGCCGCGCCGACGTGACCCGGACCCGCGAGGTGTACGACATCGACGGCGAACTGACCGGCGAGACCGAGGCCGAACTCGAAGTCGAGGGCGAGGGCGGACTCTACGTCAAGGAACTCGTCAGCAGCGACGAGGGCCGCACCGAACCCAGCCTCGCCGGCCTGCTGGATACCGGCGCGGTCGTCACCGCACTGGACGTAATCGACGTGGAAGGCGAGGAGGAACCGTTCGCCCGCGAGGAGTTCTTCCGACACGGCGAGACCGACGACGAAGCGTGA
- a CDS encoding triacylglycerol lipase codes for MSVDRGSGRSRPVLQQLTSNLAGLRRCRRNGGCRVDCRHERSADDRLPWTTTGYGGWGGHEHHDTGSDSAETPVVFVHGNQRDACDWDDHAEFFLNRAYSGEDLWAITFEAGSPSHASMADQLDHFVENVRDHTGSDRVNIVAHSLGVTGARYWLHREDRYDWVDTCVFMAGANHGTVLSSYAATAGLTGGTYKMSDFLRRDYDTVDGHPLAELNENETPGDIDYYTLRGTDDPLFWNCEDSPALAGAENVLLRTDHDGVRASLTSTELTYEWLTGEKPYNLQTTLRS; via the coding sequence ATGTCCGTCGACAGGGGGTCGGGTCGGTCACGGCCCGTCCTCCAGCAGTTGACTTCGAACCTCGCCGGACTGCGGCGATGTCGTCGCAACGGGGGATGCCGGGTCGACTGCCGACACGAACGCAGCGCCGACGATCGACTGCCGTGGACCACCACCGGGTACGGGGGCTGGGGCGGCCACGAGCACCACGACACCGGGTCCGACAGCGCCGAGACACCGGTCGTGTTCGTCCACGGGAACCAGCGCGACGCCTGCGACTGGGACGACCACGCCGAGTTCTTCCTGAACCGCGCCTACTCGGGCGAGGACCTCTGGGCCATCACCTTCGAGGCGGGGAGCCCGAGCCACGCGAGCATGGCCGACCAGCTCGACCATTTCGTCGAGAACGTCCGGGACCACACCGGAAGCGATCGGGTGAATATCGTCGCCCACAGTCTGGGCGTGACCGGCGCGCGGTACTGGCTCCACCGCGAGGATCGCTACGACTGGGTCGACACCTGTGTGTTCATGGCCGGCGCGAACCACGGCACGGTCCTCAGCTCCTACGCCGCCACCGCCGGCCTCACCGGCGGCACCTACAAGATGAGTGACTTCCTCCGGCGGGACTACGACACCGTCGACGGCCACCCGCTCGCGGAGCTCAACGAGAACGAGACGCCGGGCGATATCGACTACTACACCCTCCGCGGGACCGACGACCCGCTGTTCTGGAACTGCGAGGACAGCCCCGCGCTGGCGGGTGCGGAGAACGTCCTCCTGCGGACCGACCACGACGGCGTCCGGGCGAGCCTCACCAGCACGGAACTCACCTACGAGTGGCTCACCGGCGAGAAGCCGTACAACCTGCAGACGACGCTGCGGTCCTGA
- a CDS encoding aldehyde dehydrogenase: MQREYFDSDQVDVGESVAEKHEQVASEAVRDEEYGLLVGGEWVESESGETAESVDATTGQRLARFQKGTAADVDRAVEAAQEGFEKWSVMSPQQRSNKLLEVADRLEDRRSEIARLDSLEVGKANQHSMFVDLEVAIEQFRYFASLARTADEGRRPPASPDRLTYTQKEPYGVVGLISAWNFPAMFVAWKMAPALAAGNAVVFKPSSRASLSTLEMARTIQEVLPNGAVNVVTGAGSEVGNALTGHAGVGKVALTGSTAAGQYTMQNAAENITPVSLELGGKSPNIVFPDADIEKAVQGSIIASWFNVGQQCTMGSRMFLHEDIYDEFLEAFVEATDDLQVGDPLDPRTDVGPLIDHDHLEDVRSYVDTALEEGAELAYGGEQPADADLDGAPFYKPTILTGIDNGDTIACEEVFGPVLSVLEWSDYDEMMAEANDTIYGLASGVWTTDLESAKQAADDLEAGTVWVNTYNDMFEPSPYGGYKQSGIGRELDESTLEDYTQQKSVTMNFGGLPDM; this comes from the coding sequence ATGCAGCGCGAGTACTTCGATTCTGATCAGGTGGACGTGGGGGAGTCGGTCGCCGAGAAACACGAGCAGGTCGCCAGCGAGGCGGTACGTGACGAGGAGTACGGGCTGCTCGTCGGTGGCGAGTGGGTCGAGTCCGAGAGCGGCGAGACGGCCGAGTCGGTCGACGCCACGACCGGCCAGCGACTGGCCCGCTTCCAGAAGGGTACGGCCGCGGACGTGGATCGGGCCGTCGAAGCCGCACAGGAGGGCTTCGAGAAGTGGTCGGTGATGTCGCCCCAGCAGCGCTCGAACAAGCTGCTGGAGGTCGCGGATCGGCTGGAAGATCGCCGCTCGGAGATCGCCCGCCTCGATTCGCTGGAGGTGGGGAAGGCCAACCAGCACTCGATGTTCGTCGACCTCGAAGTGGCCATCGAGCAGTTCCGCTACTTCGCCAGCCTCGCACGTACCGCCGACGAGGGACGGCGACCCCCGGCCAGCCCCGACCGGCTGACCTACACCCAGAAGGAACCGTACGGCGTCGTCGGACTGATCAGTGCCTGGAACTTCCCGGCGATGTTCGTCGCCTGGAAGATGGCCCCCGCACTGGCCGCGGGCAACGCCGTCGTGTTCAAACCCTCTTCGCGGGCCTCCCTCTCGACGCTGGAGATGGCCCGTACGATCCAGGAGGTCCTCCCCAACGGGGCCGTCAACGTCGTCACCGGCGCGGGCAGCGAAGTGGGCAACGCCCTCACCGGTCACGCCGGCGTCGGCAAGGTAGCGCTGACTGGCTCGACCGCGGCCGGTCAGTACACGATGCAGAACGCCGCCGAGAACATCACCCCCGTGTCGCTGGAACTCGGTGGCAAGAGCCCGAACATCGTCTTCCCCGACGCGGACATCGAGAAGGCCGTTCAGGGCTCCATCATCGCCTCGTGGTTCAACGTCGGTCAGCAGTGTACGATGGGCTCGCGCATGTTCCTCCACGAGGACATCTACGACGAGTTCCTCGAAGCGTTCGTCGAGGCGACCGACGACCTCCAGGTCGGCGACCCGCTCGATCCGCGGACCGACGTGGGCCCGCTCATCGACCACGACCACCTCGAAGACGTGCGTTCCTACGTCGACACGGCGCTGGAGGAGGGTGCCGAACTCGCGTACGGCGGCGAACAGCCCGCCGACGCCGACCTCGACGGCGCACCCTTCTACAAGCCGACGATCCTCACGGGCATCGACAACGGAGACACCATCGCCTGTGAGGAAGTGTTCGGCCCCGTCCTGAGCGTCCTGGAGTGGTCCGATTACGACGAGATGATGGCCGAGGCCAACGACACTATCTACGGGCTTGCGTCGGGCGTCTGGACGACCGATCTGGAGAGCGCGAAACAGGCCGCAGACGATCTGGAAGCCGGGACGGTCTGGGTCAACACCTACAACGATATGTTCGAGCCCAGTCCCTACGGCGGGTACAAACAATCGGGCATCGGCCGCGAACTCGACGAGTCGACGCTCGAGGACTACACCCAGCAGAAGTCGGTGACGATGAACTTCGGCGGCCTGCCGGATATGTAA